In Mycobacterium sp. JS623, one genomic interval encodes:
- a CDS encoding ABC transporter permease has product MTHVPSKLHPRLRRIAADQYAGWSRLGIQTQFYFTTLRSTPDVAIRYKSEMVRLIAQMSLGTGALAVIGGTVVIVGFLTMSVGALIAVRGYNQFADIGVEALTGFASAYFNVRLIAPLVAGIALAATIGAGATAQLGAMRINEEIDALEVMGIRSVAYLASTRVIAGVIVVIPLYCVAVLSSFLAARVGTTAVYGQSTGVYDHYFNTFLQPADIIWSFALAVAMAVVIMLVHTYYGFTASGGPAGVGEAVGRAVRTSLISASYVIVFMSLAIYGQTGNFQFAG; this is encoded by the coding sequence ATGACCCACGTTCCCAGCAAGCTCCATCCGAGACTGCGCCGTATCGCGGCCGACCAGTACGCTGGCTGGAGTCGCCTTGGCATCCAGACCCAGTTCTACTTCACGACACTGCGCTCTACTCCCGACGTGGCGATCCGCTACAAGTCTGAGATGGTGCGGCTGATCGCCCAAATGAGTCTCGGCACAGGCGCTCTGGCCGTGATCGGAGGCACGGTCGTCATCGTGGGATTTCTGACCATGTCCGTTGGAGCCCTGATCGCAGTTCGCGGTTACAACCAATTCGCCGATATCGGAGTGGAAGCCCTGACCGGCTTCGCCTCCGCCTATTTCAACGTGCGTCTGATCGCACCACTGGTCGCGGGCATCGCGTTGGCCGCGACGATCGGAGCCGGCGCCACCGCGCAGCTTGGCGCGATGCGGATCAACGAGGAGATCGACGCCCTGGAAGTGATGGGCATCCGATCGGTGGCCTACTTGGCATCAACTCGTGTGATCGCGGGCGTGATCGTCGTCATACCCCTGTACTGCGTGGCGGTGCTGTCCTCGTTTTTGGCCGCCCGTGTGGGCACCACAGCGGTCTACGGCCAGTCCACCGGTGTTTATGACCACTACTTCAACACGTTCCTGCAGCCGGCCGACATCATCTGGTCCTTCGCGCTGGCGGTGGCGATGGCCGTAGTCATCATGCTTGTGCATACCTACTACGGTTTCACCGCTTCGGGCGGCCCGGCCGGGGTCGGCGAGGCGGTCGGCCGCGCGGTTCGCACCTCGTTGATCAGCGCGTCGTACGTGATCGTGTTCATGTCGCTGGCTATCTACGGCCAGACCGGAAACTTCCAGTTCGCCGGATAA
- a CDS encoding MCE family protein, producing MKRVPRQRLLCAIVGALTVFSMSGCGWQGLNSLPMPGTEGRGPGAFEVQAQLPDVTTLERNSRVRVGDVNVGTVTRIERQGWHGLITMTLNGDVDLPANATVTLGQTSVFGSPHVELAAPVGVPPQGKLHSGSLIALSSASNYPTTEQTLSALSLLLNGGGIGQVQEITKEFSTALAGREGDLKNLIQQIDQFIGKVQAQTGDIIDSIDSLNHLAGQFAEQKPTLDTALKTLPDALQVLKDQRSNLADALDRFGKLSALTADAVNQTKDNLIQELKGLGPVLESLANAGPALTRSLSLLSTFPWAKETITNAFRGDYVNLTMVVDLTLSRIDNALFTGTRWEGNLTELEMQWGRTIGQIPSSYTAGNPLIIPYRHDQGP from the coding sequence ATGAAACGTGTACCGCGACAACGGCTTCTCTGCGCCATTGTTGGTGCGCTGACCGTGTTCAGCATGTCTGGCTGCGGTTGGCAAGGACTGAACTCCCTGCCGATGCCCGGTACCGAGGGCCGCGGCCCTGGCGCGTTCGAGGTGCAGGCACAGCTGCCCGATGTCACGACGCTGGAACGAAATTCGCGCGTGCGCGTCGGCGACGTCAACGTCGGAACAGTCACCCGCATCGAACGCCAAGGTTGGCACGGCCTGATCACAATGACCCTCAACGGCGACGTCGACCTACCTGCAAATGCAACCGTAACCCTCGGCCAGACCAGCGTATTCGGCTCGCCTCACGTCGAATTGGCGGCCCCCGTGGGCGTCCCGCCACAGGGCAAGCTGCACAGCGGATCCTTGATTGCGTTGTCGTCGGCCTCGAACTACCCAACAACCGAGCAAACCTTGTCCGCGCTGTCTCTGCTGCTCAACGGTGGCGGCATCGGCCAAGTTCAAGAAATCACAAAGGAGTTCAGCACCGCGTTAGCAGGTCGCGAAGGTGACCTCAAGAACCTGATCCAGCAGATCGATCAGTTCATCGGAAAGGTCCAAGCCCAAACCGGGGACATCATCGACAGTATCGACAGCCTGAACCACCTGGCTGGACAATTCGCTGAGCAGAAGCCGACACTGGATACCGCGCTGAAAACCTTGCCCGATGCCCTGCAGGTGCTCAAAGATCAGCGCTCCAACCTTGCCGATGCCCTCGATAGGTTCGGCAAGCTCAGCGCGCTCACCGCCGACGCCGTCAATCAGACCAAGGACAACCTGATTCAAGAGCTGAAAGGCCTTGGCCCCGTGCTCGAATCGCTGGCGAATGCCGGCCCGGCCCTGACGAGGTCGCTGAGCCTGCTATCCACATTCCCGTGGGCAAAAGAAACAATCACCAATGCGTTCCGCGGTGATTACGTGAACTTGACCATGGTCGTGGATCTGACCCTCAGCCGGATCGATAACGCACTGTTTACCGGAACACGGTGGGAAGGCAATCTCACCGAACTGGAGATGCAGTGGGGCCGCACGATCGGTCAAATTCCCAGCTCCTACACGGCGGGTAATCCGCTGATCATCCCGTATCGCCACGACCAGGGACCCTGA
- a CDS encoding MCE family protein: protein MKATKREHRIGPGWWALGLVAAVTAFTVVCSGFYVGAFRSYDIVTLTSDRAGLVMESGSRVKMRGVEVGKVGAVNGGHGPVSLQLELVPDQMKYIPANVEAEIRATTAFGAKFVELIPPADPSAKRLEAGAVLRSRNVAIEVNTVFENLVGVLKQIDVAKLNATLTALAEGVRGQGERMGQAITDSNQVLLALDPRMDTVAQDWRSSKGFYDTYGAAGQDILATLNAASTTSTTITSHAHDLDALLLNTIGVSDAGIKLLAPNMDNLARAINTAQPTTDLLLKYNPEYTCLLVGSKWFLDNGGYDVLGGNGRSLVVDAAFLFGDDPYRYPENLPATAAKGGPGGKPSCGSLPDATKNFPVRQLVTNTGWGTGLDWRPNPGIGHPFWEDFFPATRAVPQPPSIRGQGPPAIGPVPYPGAPPYGAPQYGPQGTPLYPGVQPPAAPDAPPAP, encoded by the coding sequence ATGAAAGCCACCAAACGCGAACACCGGATCGGCCCCGGCTGGTGGGCACTGGGTCTTGTCGCCGCAGTCACGGCATTCACGGTGGTGTGCTCGGGATTCTATGTAGGGGCGTTTCGGTCATATGACATCGTCACGCTCACCTCCGACCGGGCCGGGCTGGTCATGGAGAGCGGTTCTCGGGTGAAGATGCGTGGCGTCGAAGTCGGAAAGGTCGGAGCAGTCAACGGCGGCCACGGTCCGGTCAGCCTTCAACTCGAACTCGTCCCCGACCAAATGAAGTACATCCCGGCCAACGTCGAGGCCGAGATCAGGGCCACGACAGCATTCGGAGCCAAGTTCGTCGAACTGATACCACCAGCGGACCCCAGCGCCAAACGCCTCGAGGCCGGCGCCGTGTTGCGATCGCGCAACGTGGCCATAGAAGTCAACACGGTCTTCGAGAACCTTGTCGGCGTGCTCAAACAGATCGACGTAGCCAAGCTCAACGCAACACTGACCGCGCTGGCCGAAGGGGTTCGGGGGCAAGGGGAACGCATGGGCCAGGCCATCACCGATTCAAACCAGGTTCTGCTGGCCCTCGATCCTCGGATGGACACCGTGGCGCAGGACTGGCGCTCATCGAAGGGGTTCTACGACACATACGGCGCTGCGGGACAGGACATCCTGGCCACCCTCAACGCGGCCAGCACCACGAGTACCACGATCACCAGCCATGCCCACGACCTAGATGCGTTGTTGCTCAACACCATTGGAGTGTCGGACGCCGGCATCAAACTACTGGCTCCCAATATGGACAACCTCGCCCGCGCCATCAACACCGCGCAACCGACGACGGATCTGCTGCTGAAGTACAACCCGGAGTACACGTGCCTGCTGGTGGGCTCGAAGTGGTTCCTCGACAACGGAGGCTATGACGTGCTCGGCGGCAACGGTCGATCGTTAGTCGTCGATGCCGCCTTTCTCTTCGGAGACGACCCGTACCGGTACCCGGAAAACTTGCCCGCCACCGCCGCCAAGGGTGGTCCCGGCGGCAAGCCGAGCTGCGGGTCGCTACCGGATGCCACAAAGAACTTCCCTGTTCGACAACTGGTCACCAACACCGGCTGGGGCACCGGACTGGACTGGCGGCCGAATCCCGGAATCGGACACCCCTTCTGGGAGGACTTCTTCCCCGCCACACGCGCCGTCCCACAACCCCCGAGCATCCGCGGCCAGGGACCACCCGCGATCGGCCCCGTGCCGTACCCGGGGGCACCTCCATACGGGGCACCCCAGTACGGGCCGCAGGGCACACCGCTATATCCCGGCGTCCAGCCACCCGCGGCACCCGATGCACCGCCCGCCCCCTGA
- a CDS encoding tetratricopeptide repeat protein: MAVDADTAEQVTTAVEQDNDVTPDDVSSAGTAYRAADAGTTAQQRLSTMRWPIALALVVVLVLAGLFGWLGYRAYQNRQVEQQRDLFLQAGRQAALNLTTISADTAETDVARILDSATGSFHDDWAQRAPAFVDVVKKAQSKTSGSVTAAGLQSVETDKARVLVAISVTTTAGGPEQRPRAWRMRIDVQKVNDAIKVADVEFVP; encoded by the coding sequence TTGGCAGTCGATGCTGACACCGCCGAGCAAGTGACTACGGCGGTCGAACAAGACAATGACGTCACCCCCGACGACGTGTCGTCGGCAGGTACTGCGTATAGGGCCGCAGACGCCGGAACGACTGCGCAGCAACGGTTATCGACTATGCGATGGCCGATTGCACTGGCTCTCGTCGTAGTGCTGGTCTTGGCCGGCCTGTTCGGGTGGCTCGGATACCGCGCTTACCAGAACCGGCAAGTCGAGCAACAGCGCGACCTCTTTCTCCAGGCCGGTCGGCAAGCGGCGCTCAATCTCACTACGATCAGCGCCGACACTGCCGAAACCGATGTGGCGCGAATTCTGGACTCAGCCACTGGCAGTTTCCATGACGACTGGGCGCAACGCGCCCCAGCGTTCGTGGACGTGGTCAAGAAAGCGCAATCGAAGACGTCGGGATCCGTCACCGCGGCCGGTCTGCAATCCGTTGAAACGGATAAGGCGCGAGTCTTGGTCGCCATATCCGTGACGACGACCGCTGGCGGGCCTGAACAGAGACCGCGAGCATGGCGGATGCGTATCGATGTGCAGAAGGTCAACGACGCCATAAAGGTCGCCGATGTGGAGTTCGTGCCATGA
- a CDS encoding MlaE family ABC transporter permease, with product MGAVGAFFAMSLDTLVAIPRRPFALREFLVQSWFVARVSLLPTLMLAIPFTVLLVFTFNVLFLEFGAADLSGAGAAFGTVTQIGPIVTVLVVAGAGATAMCADLGARTIREELDAMRVMGINPIQALVVPRVLAATLIASLLSSVVVLVGLVGAFGFSVFTQHVTPGAFAASLTLVTGLADVLLGLLKSALFGLSAGLIACYKGTSVGGGPAGVGNAVNETVVYSFVALFFINLILSAIEIKVTL from the coding sequence ATGGGTGCCGTCGGCGCCTTCTTCGCGATGTCGCTGGACACTCTTGTAGCAATTCCGCGGCGGCCATTCGCGCTACGAGAATTCTTGGTGCAGTCGTGGTTTGTGGCGCGAGTATCGCTGTTGCCGACGCTGATGCTCGCGATCCCCTTCACAGTGCTGCTGGTCTTCACCTTCAACGTGTTGTTCTTGGAATTCGGTGCCGCCGACCTATCGGGGGCGGGGGCGGCGTTCGGCACGGTCACCCAGATCGGGCCGATCGTGACTGTCTTGGTCGTCGCAGGCGCCGGCGCCACAGCGATGTGCGCCGACCTGGGTGCTAGGACGATCCGCGAAGAGCTTGATGCGATGCGGGTGATGGGGATCAACCCCATTCAGGCGCTGGTGGTGCCACGGGTCTTGGCCGCGACACTTATTGCCTCGTTGCTCTCGTCGGTTGTCGTCCTGGTGGGTCTGGTTGGCGCGTTTGGATTCTCGGTCTTCACACAGCATGTGACGCCTGGCGCATTTGCGGCCAGCCTGACGCTGGTAACCGGGTTGGCCGACGTGCTTCTCGGACTGCTGAAGTCGGCGCTCTTTGGGCTGTCGGCGGGGTTAATCGCCTGCTACAAGGGCACATCGGTGGGAGGAGGCCCAGCCGGCGTGGGCAACGCCGTCAACGAAACCGTCGTTTATTCGTTTGTCGCGCTGTTCTTCATCAACCTGATACTCAGCGCAATTGAAATCAAGGTCACCCTATGA
- a CDS encoding MCE family protein → MKPFTERNPVVVGAVGVTTAVIVSVLALQYDKLPFINQSTEYSAYFADAGGLRTGAAVQVSGFRVGKVSDIQLYGTHVLVKFDVDNGIRLGERTEAAIKTKSVLGAKVLDVSPRGDRQLGDPIPQDRTQSPYQLPDALGDLSTTINALNTDAVSQSLATLAQTFQDTPPDLKVAVEGVARFAQTIDERDAQLRRLLANANKTTAVLAQRSDQVVSLVTDTNALMAELLTQSNALGEISGHLSALSKQLSGFIADNRESLRPSLDKLNGVLAIIDNRKERLQKALKLAPVGTMALGESLASGPFFKAYVANLIPGQFLQPFIDAAFSDLGLDPNVRAPSQLSDPQTGQPGTPALPVPYPRTGQGGEPRLNLPDAITGKPGDQGCGPPGLPLPGPTGCYPYREPLPAPPPGGPPPGPPAAPPPSMASTTEPTPSPVYVPAPNEAPPVVGGGTP, encoded by the coding sequence ATGAAACCCTTCACTGAACGTAACCCGGTCGTCGTCGGCGCCGTCGGTGTAACCACCGCCGTGATCGTCAGCGTGCTTGCCCTTCAGTACGACAAACTTCCGTTCATCAACCAAAGTACCGAGTACTCAGCCTATTTCGCCGATGCAGGGGGTCTGCGAACCGGCGCAGCCGTGCAGGTCTCCGGGTTCCGGGTTGGCAAAGTCTCCGATATCCAGCTGTACGGCACCCATGTACTCGTGAAGTTTGACGTCGACAACGGCATCCGTCTCGGCGAGCGCACCGAGGCGGCGATCAAGACGAAAAGCGTTCTGGGCGCCAAGGTCCTCGATGTCAGCCCCCGTGGAGACCGCCAACTAGGCGACCCCATTCCGCAGGACCGCACGCAGTCGCCCTACCAGCTGCCCGATGCGCTCGGTGACTTGTCGACGACGATCAACGCGTTGAACACCGATGCGGTATCCCAGTCGCTGGCCACGCTGGCTCAGACTTTTCAAGACACACCACCGGATTTGAAGGTCGCAGTCGAAGGTGTGGCCCGATTCGCCCAGACCATCGATGAGCGCGACGCCCAGCTGCGCCGGCTGTTGGCCAATGCCAACAAGACGACCGCCGTGCTGGCCCAGCGCAGTGACCAGGTCGTCAGCCTAGTCACCGATACCAACGCACTGATGGCTGAGCTGCTGACGCAGAGCAACGCACTCGGTGAGATCTCAGGCCACCTGTCGGCGCTGTCCAAGCAGCTATCAGGTTTCATCGCCGACAATCGGGAATCATTGCGTCCATCGCTGGACAAGCTCAACGGTGTGCTGGCGATCATCGACAACCGCAAAGAACGCCTGCAGAAAGCACTCAAGCTGGCGCCGGTGGGAACCATGGCTCTTGGCGAATCGCTGGCCTCAGGGCCGTTCTTCAAAGCCTATGTCGCCAATCTGATCCCCGGCCAATTCCTCCAGCCTTTCATCGACGCGGCGTTCAGCGACCTCGGCCTCGACCCGAATGTGCGTGCGCCGTCACAATTGAGCGACCCGCAGACGGGACAGCCGGGAACTCCGGCGCTGCCGGTGCCCTACCCGCGTACGGGTCAGGGCGGGGAGCCGCGTCTGAACCTGCCAGACGCCATCACCGGGAAGCCGGGCGATCAGGGATGCGGTCCGCCGGGCTTGCCGCTGCCGGGCCCTACGGGCTGCTACCCCTATCGCGAGCCGCTGCCAGCGCCGCCGCCGGGTGGTCCCCCACCGGGGCCGCCAGCTGCGCCGCCGCCGTCCATGGCGTCGACGACAGAGCCCACCCCGTCTCCGGTGTACGTTCCCGCGCCGAACGAGGCCCCGCCCGTCGTCGGTGGTGGTACACCGTGA
- a CDS encoding MCE family protein: MKDNLLGASWRLAIFTVVCLLTLFALLLVFAQLRFQPEKVYRAEFTNGSGLKEGNFVRIAGVEVGKVKKMSIEANSLVLVEFSADDSVVLTEGTHAVIRWADTVGNRYLALEEGAGDSKRLGPGATIPPSRTQPALELDALVGGFRPLFRALDPDQVNALSGQLVAALQGQGTTISSFLAQTSVVTNTLANRDDLIGEVITNLGTVLQSLGDQSQQVDKAVVAVSELMKGLAERKTDIANAVASTDAAATSVTDLLTRARPHVQKVVHETDRSAGIVVADHEYFDNLLNTLPEAYQALARQGLYGDYFSFYLCDAVLKLNGKGGQPVYVKVAGQTTGRCAPK; encoded by the coding sequence GTGAAGGACAACCTGCTCGGTGCTAGCTGGCGTCTGGCGATCTTTACCGTGGTATGCCTCCTTACGCTCTTCGCATTGTTGCTTGTCTTCGCGCAGTTGCGATTTCAGCCCGAGAAGGTCTACCGCGCTGAATTCACCAATGGATCGGGATTGAAAGAAGGCAATTTCGTCCGCATCGCCGGGGTAGAGGTCGGCAAGGTCAAGAAGATGTCGATCGAAGCGAATTCTCTTGTTCTCGTCGAATTTTCAGCTGACGATTCCGTTGTCCTCACCGAGGGGACACACGCTGTCATCCGCTGGGCGGATACCGTCGGCAATCGCTACCTCGCTCTTGAGGAAGGCGCGGGGGATTCGAAGCGACTCGGCCCTGGGGCGACCATTCCACCAAGCCGTACGCAGCCGGCGCTGGAATTAGACGCGCTGGTCGGCGGTTTCCGACCGTTGTTTCGTGCACTCGATCCCGATCAGGTCAACGCACTGTCCGGTCAACTCGTCGCCGCCCTGCAGGGGCAAGGCACCACGATAAGTTCGTTTCTGGCCCAAACGTCGGTTGTGACAAACACGTTGGCAAACCGCGACGACCTCATCGGTGAGGTGATCACAAACCTCGGCACGGTGCTGCAGTCGTTGGGTGATCAAAGCCAACAGGTCGACAAGGCCGTCGTCGCGGTGTCCGAACTGATGAAGGGCCTGGCCGAGCGAAAGACAGACATTGCGAACGCGGTGGCATCCACCGACGCAGCAGCGACGTCGGTGACCGACCTTCTCACTCGTGCGCGCCCGCACGTGCAGAAGGTGGTTCATGAAACCGATCGCTCAGCAGGAATCGTGGTTGCCGACCACGAGTACTTCGACAATCTTCTGAACACATTGCCCGAGGCGTATCAGGCTCTGGCCCGGCAAGGCCTATACGGCGATTATTTCAGCTTCTATCTATGTGATGCGGTGCTCAAGCTCAACGGTAAGGGCGGTCAGCCGGTGTATGTGAAGGTCGCTGGCCAGACCACTGGAAGGTGCGCACCGAAATGA
- a CDS encoding MCE family protein translates to MHLDRRIKIQLAICAVIALAAGAIMTFGYIRLPATLFGIGRYTVTVELPTTGGLYAGGNVTYRGAEVGLVKDVHLTDTGVAATLALRSGVAIPSDLDAQVHSVSSLGEQYIALTPRNATSAPLRNGDVIPLSRVQVPPDINSLIAATNRGLQAIPRDNLKTVVDESYTAVGGLGPEIARLIKGSTTLAVDARQNLDPLTTLIDQAQPVLDSQADTSDAVRAWAAHLATITDEMKTHDTSVAGLLEHGPQAADQARQLFERLQPTLPILMANLVTVGQTAVAYQPNIEQILVLVPQVTQELQGILVPSHNTKQDYKGAQLDFNLNLNVPPPCKTGFLPPQQQRSPAFEDYPNLPPGALYCRVPQDSTLVAVRGARNIPCATVPGKRAPTFQMCESGEEYVPLNDGTNWKGDPSATLSGQPVPQLPPQIPSVPETSAAQAGRASSAPAAGAPATPPADSAPTPAPPPVSVAKYDPATGAYVGPDGKVYTQADLSKSAERPTWQSMLLPPNG, encoded by the coding sequence GTGCACCTAGATAGACGAATCAAGATCCAATTGGCGATCTGCGCGGTAATTGCGCTTGCCGCCGGGGCCATCATGACATTCGGCTACATCCGGCTGCCCGCAACACTGTTCGGGATCGGGCGCTACACCGTCACCGTCGAGCTTCCTACCACCGGTGGGCTCTATGCCGGCGGCAACGTCACCTACCGGGGCGCCGAAGTCGGCCTGGTCAAAGATGTCCACCTGACCGACACCGGTGTCGCAGCCACGCTCGCGCTGCGGTCTGGGGTGGCCATCCCTTCCGATCTAGACGCACAGGTGCACAGTGTTAGCTCGCTCGGTGAGCAGTACATCGCGTTGACGCCGCGTAACGCCACGTCGGCGCCGCTGCGCAACGGTGATGTCATTCCCCTCAGCCGAGTCCAGGTGCCGCCCGATATCAACTCGCTCATTGCGGCCACCAACCGCGGGCTGCAGGCCATTCCGCGTGACAACCTCAAGACCGTCGTCGACGAGAGCTACACCGCGGTCGGCGGTCTGGGGCCGGAAATCGCGCGTCTCATCAAAGGTTCGACGACACTGGCCGTCGACGCGCGGCAGAATCTCGACCCGCTCACCACGTTGATCGATCAGGCACAGCCGGTTCTCGATTCCCAGGCCGATACCAGCGACGCCGTCCGCGCGTGGGCAGCACATTTGGCCACCATCACCGACGAAATGAAGACGCACGACACTTCGGTGGCGGGGCTGCTCGAGCACGGTCCCCAGGCCGCCGATCAGGCCAGGCAGCTTTTCGAACGGCTACAGCCGACACTGCCGATTCTGATGGCGAACCTGGTCACTGTGGGTCAGACAGCAGTCGCGTACCAACCCAACATCGAGCAGATCCTGGTCTTGGTTCCGCAAGTGACTCAGGAGCTGCAAGGAATCCTCGTTCCCAGTCACAACACCAAGCAGGATTACAAGGGCGCACAGCTGGACTTCAATCTCAACCTCAACGTGCCACCCCCATGCAAAACCGGGTTCTTGCCCCCACAGCAACAGCGTTCACCGGCTTTCGAGGATTATCCCAACCTTCCGCCCGGGGCGCTTTATTGCCGTGTGCCGCAGGACTCAACGCTGGTCGCGGTACGCGGCGCCCGCAACATTCCATGCGCGACGGTGCCCGGCAAGCGCGCGCCGACGTTCCAAATGTGTGAAAGCGGCGAGGAATACGTGCCGCTCAACGATGGGACCAACTGGAAGGGTGATCCCAGCGCCACCTTGTCAGGGCAGCCGGTGCCCCAACTGCCGCCGCAGATACCGTCGGTGCCAGAAACATCGGCCGCCCAAGCTGGGCGTGCGTCATCGGCCCCAGCCGCCGGTGCTCCGGCGACACCTCCCGCCGACAGTGCTCCGACTCCCGCACCTCCACCCGTCTCGGTAGCGAAATACGATCCCGCCACGGGCGCCTACGTCGGACCGGATGGCAAGGTGTACACCCAGGCCGACCTATCCAAGTCCGCGGAGCGACCCACGTGGCAATCGATGCTCTTGCCGCCCAATGGTTGA
- a CDS encoding MCE family protein, protein MMLTAALVIVGQSMWKQANRIHVVAYFANSNGLFVGDEVRILGVPVGAVDRIEPQPMRSKISFWIDGKYKVPADAKAAILAPMLVTARAIQLTPVYTAGPVMADGAVIAEDRTAVPVEWDDLRKQLEKLTETLQPTEPGGVSTLGAFINTAAGNLRGEGANIRDSLIKLSQAFSVLGDHSGDIFGTVRNLSVLTSALHTSDDLLRQLNRNLAAVTALLADDPHAVGRAIDDLNTTLGDVRDFVADNRESIGTTSDKATAVSQAIVDSIDDIKQLLHVVPTVAQNYSNVYQPAQAALSGALEITNFDNPIQFVCGAIQAASRLGAEQSSKLCVQYLAPIVKNRQYNFLPFGLNPIVGASARPNEVTYSEDWMRPDYVPPQSTPPMAAAPTPDVAPGQPLPVGPPLPAESATSIDPASGLTGLMVPPGVGP, encoded by the coding sequence ATGATGCTGACCGCCGCGCTGGTGATCGTGGGTCAGTCAATGTGGAAGCAGGCCAACCGAATCCACGTCGTGGCCTATTTCGCCAACAGCAACGGCCTTTTCGTCGGCGACGAGGTGCGCATTCTCGGCGTGCCGGTGGGGGCGGTCGACCGCATCGAACCGCAGCCGATGCGGTCCAAGATCTCGTTCTGGATCGACGGGAAATATAAGGTGCCCGCGGACGCCAAGGCCGCCATTTTGGCCCCGATGCTGGTGACTGCACGTGCCATACAACTCACGCCGGTGTACACCGCGGGGCCGGTCATGGCCGACGGTGCTGTGATCGCCGAAGATCGCACCGCGGTCCCAGTTGAGTGGGACGATCTGCGCAAGCAACTCGAGAAACTCACTGAGACGCTGCAGCCCACCGAGCCCGGCGGGGTCAGCACACTGGGTGCTTTCATCAACACCGCTGCAGGAAACCTCCGCGGAGAGGGTGCCAACATCCGGGACAGTCTGATCAAACTGTCCCAAGCTTTTTCAGTGCTCGGCGACCACAGCGGTGACATCTTCGGCACAGTCAGGAACCTCTCCGTGCTCACCTCGGCGCTGCACACCAGCGACGACCTGTTGCGACAACTCAACCGCAATTTGGCTGCGGTGACCGCGCTACTGGCCGACGACCCCCACGCAGTCGGCCGCGCAATCGACGACCTCAACACCACGCTCGGTGACGTGCGCGACTTCGTAGCCGACAATCGTGAATCGATCGGCACAACGTCGGACAAGGCCACCGCGGTGTCTCAAGCAATCGTCGACAGCATCGATGACATCAAACAGCTGCTTCATGTCGTGCCGACGGTGGCACAGAATTACTCCAACGTCTATCAGCCTGCGCAGGCTGCACTGTCGGGGGCGCTGGAGATAACCAACTTCGACAATCCAATCCAGTTCGTGTGTGGGGCAATTCAGGCAGCGTCGCGCCTCGGCGCCGAGCAGTCATCAAAGCTGTGCGTTCAATATCTCGCGCCCATCGTCAAGAATCGCCAATACAACTTCCTACCGTTCGGCCTCAACCCGATCGTCGGCGCGTCGGCCCGGCCGAATGAGGTCACCTACAGCGAGGACTGGATGCGTCCGGACTATGTGCCGCCACAGTCCACTCCGCCAATGGCGGCAGCCCCGACGCCGGATGTCGCACCGGGTCAGCCCTTACCAGTAGGCCCGCCGCTTCCAGCAGAATCGGCCACATCGATCGATCCGGCATCGGGGCTGACCGGCTTGATGGTGCCTCCGGGAGTTGGGCCATGA
- a CDS encoding MarR family winged helix-turn-helix transcriptional regulator has product MAHEREVEVAWGVKDKRLDSAVYRIGEENAVAPSAGLSKARVPRDEPLGYLLNRVYSSFRSQVTAKLATRGLAFPQYLCMRMLSRAAGASNAELARALGVSPQATNVLVQELIERGLLERPPTVLYGRARPITLTAKGVLLLDQMERLVREAELCMLKRVTPRQRRDLKQILSTLGWNL; this is encoded by the coding sequence GTGGCACATGAGCGTGAAGTCGAAGTGGCGTGGGGAGTTAAAGACAAACGCCTCGACTCCGCCGTATACAGAATCGGTGAGGAAAACGCTGTAGCTCCCAGTGCCGGGCTGAGCAAAGCGCGGGTACCTAGGGACGAGCCACTTGGCTACCTTTTGAACCGCGTATACAGCAGTTTTCGTTCACAGGTCACCGCGAAGCTTGCAACGCGAGGTTTGGCCTTCCCGCAGTATCTCTGCATGCGAATGCTGTCTCGTGCGGCGGGCGCATCGAACGCCGAATTGGCTCGCGCGCTGGGGGTATCGCCACAGGCAACGAATGTATTGGTTCAAGAACTCATTGAGCGCGGCCTCCTCGAGCGTCCGCCGACGGTACTGTACGGCCGGGCGCGCCCTATCACGCTGACCGCGAAGGGCGTCCTCTTGTTGGACCAAATGGAACGCCTCGTCCGCGAGGCTGAACTGTGCATGTTGAAAAGGGTGACGCCGCGGCAACGTCGTGACCTCAAGCAAATCCTCTCCACGCTCGGCTGGAATCTATGA